A stretch of the Panicum virgatum strain AP13 chromosome 9N, P.virgatum_v5, whole genome shotgun sequence genome encodes the following:
- the LOC120690268 gene encoding putative serine/threonine-protein phosphatase PP2A-4 catalytic subunit, protein MEDSAGLRGGGGCGGLDAQIEQLMECRPLPETEVKTLCEKAKEILMEESNVQPVKSPVTICGDIHGQFHDLVELFRIGGKCPDTNYLFMGDYVDRGYYSVETVTLLVALKVRYPQRITILRGNHESRQITQVYGFYDECLRKYGSANVWKIFTDLFDYFPLTALVESEIFCLHGGLSPSIENLDSVRSLDRVQEVPHEGPMCDLLWSDPDDRCGWGISPRGAGYTFGQDISEQFNHTNNLKLVARAHQLVMEGYNWAHEQKVVTIFSAPNYCYRCGNMASILEVDDCRNHSFIQFEPAPRRGEPDVTRRTPDYFL, encoded by the exons ATGGAGGACTCCGCGGGCTTGCGTGGCGGCGGGGGATGCGGCGGCCTTGACGCGCAGATCGAGCAGCTCATGGAGTGCCGCCCGCTCCCGGAGACGGAG GTTAAAACATTGTGTGAGAAGGCCAAGGAGATATTGATGGAGGAAAGCAATGTTCAG CCAGTTAAAAGCCCGGTGACAATTTGTGGTGACATTCATGGACAATTCCATGATCTTGTAGAACTTTTCCGGATTGGCGGGAAG TGTCCAGACACAAACTATTTGTTTATGGGAGATTATGTGGATCGTGGCTATTACTCTGTTGAGACCGTAACT CTTTTGGTTGCACTGAAGGTGCGGTACCCACAACGTATTACTATTCTTCGTGGAAACCATGAGAGTAGACAG ATCACACAGGTGTATGGCTTCTATGATGAATGCCTACGAAA ATATGGCAGTGCCAATGTCTGGAAGATCTTCACCGATCTTTTTGACTATTTTCCTTTGACAGCATTG GTGGAATCAGAAATTTTTTGCCTCCATGGTGGTTTATCTCCTTCCATTGAGAATCTCGATAGTGTTAGAAGCTTAGATCGTGTTCAAGAGGTCCCTCATGAGGGACCTATGTGTGACCTTCTATGGTCTGATCCAGATGATCGATGTGGCTGGGGCATATCTCCTCGAGGTGCTGGATACACTTTTGGCCAG GACATATCGGAACAGTTTAATCACACCAACAATCTTAAACTTGTAGCCCGGGCTCATCAGTTGGTTATGGAGGGTTATAACTGGGCACAT GAACAAAAGGTAGTGACCATATTCAGTGCACCTAATTACTGTTACCGGTGTGGCAACATGGCATCCATCCTTGAGGTTGATGACTGCAGGAATCACTCATTTATTCAG TTTGAGCCAGCTCCGAGGAGAGGTGAACCAGATGTGACACGGAGAACACCAGATTATTTCCTCTGA
- the LOC120690591 gene encoding F-box/kelch-repeat protein At1g55270-like isoform X1 produces MDAGSRPPPPTGAGVRVRAPLVESVSCYCRLDTGLKTVVDARKFVPGAKMCMQPEVKQSKRKSRGSRKERCRTQAPLLPGLPDDLAIACLIRVPRVEHPNLRMVCKRWNRLLSGNYFYSLRKKIGVAEEWVYIFKRDREGKISWHAFDPLHQLWKSLPPVPSEYSEALGFGCAVLSGCYLYLFGGKDPLRGSMRRVVFYNARTNKWHRAPDMLRKRHFFGSCVINNCLYVAGGECEGIQRTLQSAEVYDPNRNRWACITEMNNGMVPFIGVVYDGKWFLKGLDSHRQVTSEVYLPSSNAWSTIDDEMVTGWRNPSISFNGRLYSADCRDGCKLRVYDDNTGTWTRFMDSKHHLGSSRAFEAAALVSLNGKLCIIRNNMSITLVDVSDPTMSVETDSARMWETVARKGQHRSFVANLWSTIAGRNLKSYIIHCQVLQV; encoded by the exons ATGGACGCCGGGTCCAGGCCGCCCCCGCCGACCGGCGCAGGGGTCCGCGTCCGCGCGCCGCTG GTGGAGTCTGTCTCCTGCTACTGCAGATTAGATACAGGCCTTAAAACTGTTGTTGATGCTAGAAAGTTTGTTCCTGGTGCGAAGATGTGCATGCAACCTGAGGTCAAACAAAGCAAGCGCAAGTCAAGGGGCTCAAGAAAGGAAAGATGCAGAACACAAGCACCACTTTTACCTGGCCTTCCTGATGACCTTGCTATTGCCTGCCTTATACGGGTTCCTCGAGTTGAACACCCCAATCTCAGGATGGTTTGCAAAAGATGGAACCGCCTTTTGTCTGGGAATTATTTCTACTCCTTGCGTAAGAAAATTGGAGTGGCAGAAGAATGGGTTTACATCTTTAAAAGGGACCGTGAAGGGAAGATATCCTGGCATGCCTTTGATCCACTACACCAGCTATGGAAGTCACTCCCACCAGTTCCATCAGAGTATTCAGAAGCATTGGGCTTTGGCTGTGCTGTTCTGAGTGGTTGCTATCTGTACTTATTTGGTGGGAAAGATCCTTTGCGGGGTTCTATGAGGCGTGTTGTATTCTATAATGCTCGGACAAACAAATGGCACCGAGCTCCAGATATGCTGAGGAAACGTCACTTTTTTGGTTCTTGTGTAATAAACAATTGTCTTTACGTTGCTGGTGGGGAGTGTGAAGGAATACAGAGGACACTGCAGTCTGCGGAAGTTTATGATCCAAATAGGAACAGATGGGCCTGCATTACTGAAATGAACAATGGGATGGTGCCTTTCATCGGAGTGGTATATGATGGCAAGTGGTTTCTAAAGGGGCTCGATTCCCATCGCCAAGTGACCAGTGAAGTCtacttaccatcatccaatgccTGGTCAACAATCGATGATGAGATGGTTACAGGATGGCGGAACCCGAGCATTTCCTTCAATGGTCGGCTCTACTCAGCTGACTGTCGGGATGGCTGCAAGCTTAGAGTTTATGATGACAACACAGGAACATGGACAAGATTCATGGACAGCAAGCACCATTTGGGTAGCTCACGTGCCTTTGAAGCTGCAGCTTTGGTGTCACTAAATGGGAAACTTTGTATTATCCGGAACAACATGAGCATAACTCTTGTTGATGTCTCGGACCCAACAATGAGTGTCGAGACAGATAGTGCACGCATGTGGGAGACTGTTGCTCGGAAGGGTCAGCACAGGTCGTTTGTGGCAAACTTGTGGTCGACCATTGCGGGACGGAACTTGAAGAGTTACATTATCCATTGTCAGGTGCTGCAAGTTTAA
- the LOC120690591 gene encoding F-box/kelch-repeat protein At1g55270-like isoform X2, whose translation MVESVSCYCRLDTGLKTVVDARKFVPGAKMCMQPEVKQSKRKSRGSRKERCRTQAPLLPGLPDDLAIACLIRVPRVEHPNLRMVCKRWNRLLSGNYFYSLRKKIGVAEEWVYIFKRDREGKISWHAFDPLHQLWKSLPPVPSEYSEALGFGCAVLSGCYLYLFGGKDPLRGSMRRVVFYNARTNKWHRAPDMLRKRHFFGSCVINNCLYVAGGECEGIQRTLQSAEVYDPNRNRWACITEMNNGMVPFIGVVYDGKWFLKGLDSHRQVTSEVYLPSSNAWSTIDDEMVTGWRNPSISFNGRLYSADCRDGCKLRVYDDNTGTWTRFMDSKHHLGSSRAFEAAALVSLNGKLCIIRNNMSITLVDVSDPTMSVETDSARMWETVARKGQHRSFVANLWSTIAGRNLKSYIIHCQVLQV comes from the exons ATG GTGGAGTCTGTCTCCTGCTACTGCAGATTAGATACAGGCCTTAAAACTGTTGTTGATGCTAGAAAGTTTGTTCCTGGTGCGAAGATGTGCATGCAACCTGAGGTCAAACAAAGCAAGCGCAAGTCAAGGGGCTCAAGAAAGGAAAGATGCAGAACACAAGCACCACTTTTACCTGGCCTTCCTGATGACCTTGCTATTGCCTGCCTTATACGGGTTCCTCGAGTTGAACACCCCAATCTCAGGATGGTTTGCAAAAGATGGAACCGCCTTTTGTCTGGGAATTATTTCTACTCCTTGCGTAAGAAAATTGGAGTGGCAGAAGAATGGGTTTACATCTTTAAAAGGGACCGTGAAGGGAAGATATCCTGGCATGCCTTTGATCCACTACACCAGCTATGGAAGTCACTCCCACCAGTTCCATCAGAGTATTCAGAAGCATTGGGCTTTGGCTGTGCTGTTCTGAGTGGTTGCTATCTGTACTTATTTGGTGGGAAAGATCCTTTGCGGGGTTCTATGAGGCGTGTTGTATTCTATAATGCTCGGACAAACAAATGGCACCGAGCTCCAGATATGCTGAGGAAACGTCACTTTTTTGGTTCTTGTGTAATAAACAATTGTCTTTACGTTGCTGGTGGGGAGTGTGAAGGAATACAGAGGACACTGCAGTCTGCGGAAGTTTATGATCCAAATAGGAACAGATGGGCCTGCATTACTGAAATGAACAATGGGATGGTGCCTTTCATCGGAGTGGTATATGATGGCAAGTGGTTTCTAAAGGGGCTCGATTCCCATCGCCAAGTGACCAGTGAAGTCtacttaccatcatccaatgccTGGTCAACAATCGATGATGAGATGGTTACAGGATGGCGGAACCCGAGCATTTCCTTCAATGGTCGGCTCTACTCAGCTGACTGTCGGGATGGCTGCAAGCTTAGAGTTTATGATGACAACACAGGAACATGGACAAGATTCATGGACAGCAAGCACCATTTGGGTAGCTCACGTGCCTTTGAAGCTGCAGCTTTGGTGTCACTAAATGGGAAACTTTGTATTATCCGGAACAACATGAGCATAACTCTTGTTGATGTCTCGGACCCAACAATGAGTGTCGAGACAGATAGTGCACGCATGTGGGAGACTGTTGCTCGGAAGGGTCAGCACAGGTCGTTTGTGGCAAACTTGTGGTCGACCATTGCGGGACGGAACTTGAAGAGTTACATTATCCATTGTCAGGTGCTGCAAGTTTAA